Proteins encoded in a region of the Diospyros lotus cultivar Yz01 chromosome 9, ASM1463336v1, whole genome shotgun sequence genome:
- the LOC127809950 gene encoding binding partner of ACD11 1-like: MDLTDARNEPGTLPSSTPNWTINVSEVRTVRVSNISLSATEKDIKAFFSFSGEIQYVEMQRETETSQLAYVTFKDSQGADAAILQAGTTIGDLSVSITRVENYQLPPDASSSTFKEAKPTATSSAVKKTEDAVSTVLAKGFVLGKDALNKAKSFDERHHLMSNASATVASIDQKMGLTGKISIGTAVVNEKMREMNERFQVSEKTKSAFAAAEQKASTAGSAIMSNRYVLTGASWLSNAFSVVAKAAEDVSTMTKEKVGKAEEERKENLYKQRPATVNDFAQIHLDQSSVGELPVVAAHSADNNVSEHAII; this comes from the exons ATGGACCTTACTGATGCAAGGAACGAACCAGGCACGCTTCCAAGCAGCACTCCAAACTGGACAATTAATGTTTCAGAA gTAAGAACTGTTAGAGTCAGTAATATCTCACTATCTGCCACCGAGAAGGATATTAAagcattcttttctttttctggaGAAATCCAATATGTTGAAATGCAAAG GGAAACAGAAACATCTCAACTTGCATATGTTACCTTCAAGGATTCACAGGGCGCAGATGCAGCTATACTTCAGGCA GGAACCACAATAGGTGATCTTTCAGTCTCTATAACCCGTGTTGAAAATTACCAGCTGCCTCCTGAtgcttcttcttcaactttT AAGGAAGCAAAGCCAACTGCCACCAGTTCAGCCGTTAAAAAGACCGAGGATGCTGTAAGCACCGTGCTTGCCAAGGGCTTTGTCTTAGGGAAGGATGCCCTCAATAAAGCAAAATCATTCGATGAGCGACACCACTTGATGTCAAACGCCTCTGCGACAGTTGCTTCCATTGACCAGAAGATGGGTCTTACAGGGAAGATAAGCATCGGGACAGCGGTGGTAAatgaaaagatgagagagatgaaCGAGCGGTTCCAAGTGTCTGAAAAGACGAAATCAGCCTTTGCAGCAGCAGAGCAGAAGGCCAGTACTGCCGGATCTGCCATCATGAGCAACCGTTATGTATTGACCGGAGCTTCATGGCTTTCAAATGCATTCAGTGTGGTTGCAAAGGCAGCGGAGGATGTCAGCACTATGACCAAAGAGAAGGTTGGCAAGGCAgaggaggaaagaaaagagaacctTTACAAACAGAGACCAGCTACTGTTAACGACTTTGCTCAGATTCATCTTGACCAGTCATCGGTTGGAGAGCTTCCCGTGGTTGCTGCTCATTCTGCTGATAATAATGTCAGTGAACATGCAATCATATGA
- the LOC127809951 gene encoding histone H2A-like, with protein sequence METGGKAKKGAAGRRGGGPKKKPVSRSAKAGLQFPVGRIGRYLKQGRYSRRVGSGAPVYLAAVLEYLAAEVLELAGNAARDNKKNRIVPRHVLLAVRNDEELGKLLAGVTIAHGGVLPNINPVLLPKKSDRAAAKEPKSPSKATKSPRKAT encoded by the exons ATGGAGACCGGTGGAAAGGCGAAGAAGGGCGCGGCGGGGAGAAGAGGCGGTGGCCCGAAGAAGAAGCCGGTTTCGCGGTCCGCCAAAGCTGGTCTTCAGTTTCCGGTTGGCAGGATCGGCCGCTACTTGAAGCAAGGCCGCTACTCTCGGCGGGTCGGATCCGGAGCTCCGGTTTACCTTGCCGCCGTTCTGGAGTACCTCGCTGCTGAG GTGCTGGAGCTGGCAGGAAATGCTGCAAGAGACAACAAGAAGAACAGGATCGTACCGAGGCATGTGCTTCTGGCTGTGAGGAACGATGAGGAGCTGGGAAAGCTACTTGCTGGGGTGACAATCGCTCATGGAGGGGTTCTCCCCAACATCAACCCTGTTCTGCTGCCCAAGAAAAGTGACAGGGCGGCAGCAAAGGAGCCCAAGTCTCCATCCAAGGCAACCAAGTCTCCCAGGAAAGCCACTTAG